A genomic stretch from candidate division WOR-3 bacterium includes:
- the frr gene encoding ribosome recycling factor, translating into MLEKLYNECRAKMTKALEVLAGEFARIRTARANPAILDGIKVNYYNTPTPLRQVANISVPEPRQLVVQPWDRTILPEIEKAILKAELGLTPKVEANLVRIPIPPLSEERRRELGKLCAKLAEDTRVAIRAVRRDFNEEAKKLEKEKKISEDDAKLAQKKIQEITDEFIKKVDELLEKKQAEIMER; encoded by the coding sequence ATGTTAGAAAAACTTTACAACGAATGTCGTGCCAAGATGACAAAAGCGCTCGAAGTACTTGCCGGTGAATTCGCCCGTATCCGTACCGCCCGTGCCAATCCGGCGATTCTCGATGGCATCAAAGTAAACTACTACAACACGCCGACGCCTTTAAGACAGGTTGCCAACATTTCGGTCCCTGAGCCCCGACAACTGGTAGTTCAACCCTGGGACCGCACGATTCTGCCTGAGATTGAAAAGGCGATTCTCAAAGCCGAGCTTGGACTTACGCCAAAGGTCGAAGCCAATCTCGTCCGCATTCCCATCCCACCGCTCAGCGAAGAACGCCGCCGGGAACTGGGCAAACTCTGCGCCAAACTTGCCGAAGATACCCGCGTCGCCATCAGGGCGGTACGCCGTGATTTCAACGAAGAGGCAAAAAAACTGGAAAAGGAGAAGAAAATCTCCGAAGACGACGCCAAACTCGCCCAGAAGAAAATCCAGGAGATTACCGACGAGTTCATAAAAAAGGTTGATGAACTGCTTGAGAAAAAACAGGCTGAAATAATGGAGCGGTAA
- the tsf gene encoding translation elongation factor Ts, translated as MAQPMEKVVELRRRTGAGVMDCKTALEEAQGNIDHAIEILRKRGIAKAAKKAERPTAAGVVDAYIHPGERLGVLVEVDTETDFVARNQEFRRFVRDIAMHIAACDPIAIDRTQVPQEVIEREKRIYQEQAAQTGKPAPVVEKIVQGKVEKFYAEVCLLEQQFVKAPEKTVGDYLKENIAKFGENIVIRRFARFKLGE; from the coding sequence ATGGCTCAACCGATGGAAAAAGTTGTCGAACTGCGCCGCCGAACCGGTGCCGGAGTTATGGACTGCAAAACTGCGCTGGAAGAGGCGCAGGGCAACATTGACCATGCGATTGAAATTTTACGCAAAAGAGGCATCGCCAAAGCAGCGAAAAAGGCAGAACGCCCTACGGCGGCGGGTGTTGTTGATGCCTACATTCACCCCGGGGAGCGACTTGGCGTTTTAGTGGAAGTTGACACCGAAACCGACTTCGTTGCCCGCAACCAGGAATTCCGGCGCTTTGTCCGGGACATTGCAATGCATATCGCCGCCTGTGACCCAATCGCCATCGATCGCACTCAGGTACCTCAGGAAGTGATTGAACGGGAAAAACGCATCTATCAGGAACAGGCCGCCCAGACTGGAAAACCGGCACCGGTTGTCGAAAAAATTGTTCAGGGCAAGGTCGAGAAGTTTTACGCTGAAGTGTGCCTTCTGGAGCAGCAATTTGTTAAAGCACCGGAAAAAACTGTCGGTGACTATCTAAAAGAAAACATCGCCAAGTTCGGCGAAAACATCGTCATCCGACGTTTCGCCCGGTTCAAACTGGGTGAGTAG
- a CDS encoding phosphatidate cytidylyltransferase, whose amino-acid sequence MAVLKKNSLAGRIVIGTALAVAVAGIILYTRPEVLTILVIIWVLLATVEFVNLLRIAEINLNLWLLTFLNLTIALAAHFKLLPQFLIAPIAIVFLWATTQRQPLPRIPVYSLFTLIYLGFLPSHLILIRSVVQDKNLSPWLTLFPLILTWTNDTAAYALGRLFGRHKLAPLLSPNKTVEGFFSGIVFSGILSGLWLPKLAPFCRYSAGIAVLLGAVLGAIAQAGDLFESLFKRAVGTKDSSTILGAHGGFLDRIDSLLFTIPAFYYILLLFLR is encoded by the coding sequence TTGGCCGTATTAAAGAAGAATAGTCTTGCCGGTCGAATCGTTATCGGCACGGCTCTTGCCGTGGCGGTGGCGGGCATCATCCTTTACACCAGACCCGAAGTCCTCACCATTCTCGTTATCATCTGGGTTCTTCTGGCAACGGTGGAGTTCGTTAACCTTTTGCGCATTGCCGAAATCAATCTGAATCTATGGTTGCTCACCTTTCTTAACCTGACAATTGCCCTTGCTGCCCATTTTAAACTTTTACCCCAATTCCTCATCGCACCCATCGCAATTGTCTTCCTCTGGGCTACAACCCAGCGTCAGCCCTTGCCCCGCATCCCGGTCTACAGCCTCTTCACCCTGATTTACCTTGGCTTTCTACCATCGCACCTGATTCTCATCCGCAGCGTCGTCCAGGATAAAAACCTGTCACCATGGCTCACCCTCTTTCCTCTGATATTAACCTGGACCAATGATACCGCCGCTTACGCCCTGGGACGACTCTTTGGCAGGCATAAACTCGCACCGCTCCTCAGCCCCAACAAAACAGTAGAAGGTTTCTTCTCGGGAATCGTTTTCTCCGGTATCCTCAGCGGCTTGTGGCTACCCAAATTGGCACCATTTTGCCGGTATTCAGCCGGCATTGCCGTACTATTAGGAGCCGTGCTGGGCGCCATCGCTCAAGCCGGTGACCTGTTTGAATCGCTCTTCAAAAGAGCGGTGGGAACAAAAGACAGTTCCACCATCCTTGGAGCGCACGGTGGCTTTTTAGACCGAATCGATAGCCTCTTATTCACCATTCCGGCGTTCTATTATATTCTCTTACTCTTCCTTCGATGA
- a CDS encoding imidazolonepropionase: MNDGMLITNCGQILTLTGSELGIIYNGAVRIRGEKIVEVGTDLRLQAGEEVLDAKGCVVLPGFVDPHTHLVFGGWRADEFEMRLAGKSYKEIAQAGGGILSTVRATRQASEEELYTRALEFVKEMVSWGATAVEVKSGYGLDTETELKILRVAQRLGQMGLVEIVPTFLGAHSVPTGVAKQDYVRLVIEGMLPAVAKAGLARFCDVFCENFVFDADESRQILQAGKEFGLLPTIHADEIESSGGAQVAAEVGAISASHLLKPSDAGLEAMAKAGVIAVLLPGTCFFLQDTHKPPVRRMRELGITIALGSDFNPGSSTLLAPPLTLQLGCIHYGLSIVEAIRGVTVNAARALRRDLEIGTIEPGKRADIVITDVPDYRHLAYRLGHNPVRVVIHTGKVIYQKGEKNE; the protein is encoded by the coding sequence ATGAACGACGGGATGTTAATCACAAACTGTGGTCAGATTCTGACGCTTACTGGTTCGGAACTGGGCATAATTTACAATGGGGCGGTTCGCATCCGGGGCGAAAAGATTGTTGAGGTGGGTACGGATTTACGACTTCAGGCTGGTGAAGAGGTGCTCGATGCGAAAGGATGTGTAGTTTTACCGGGTTTTGTTGACCCGCACACCCATCTGGTTTTTGGTGGCTGGCGGGCAGACGAGTTTGAGATGCGACTGGCAGGAAAAAGTTACAAGGAGATTGCTCAGGCAGGGGGCGGAATTTTGTCCACGGTGCGCGCTACCCGTCAGGCATCCGAAGAGGAACTTTACACAAGGGCGCTCGAGTTTGTGAAAGAGATGGTTTCCTGGGGCGCAACTGCGGTGGAGGTGAAGTCGGGCTATGGTCTGGACACAGAAACCGAACTTAAGATTTTACGGGTGGCACAGCGGCTGGGGCAGATGGGATTGGTTGAGATTGTACCAACATTTCTCGGTGCCCATTCGGTGCCCACAGGGGTCGCAAAGCAGGATTATGTGCGGTTAGTAATTGAAGGGATGTTGCCAGCAGTTGCTAAGGCTGGGCTGGCACGGTTCTGCGATGTGTTCTGTGAGAACTTTGTGTTTGACGCGGACGAGAGCCGCCAGATTCTTCAAGCCGGTAAAGAGTTTGGTTTGTTACCCACGATTCATGCCGATGAGATTGAGTCTTCGGGTGGCGCTCAAGTTGCGGCTGAAGTCGGGGCAATTTCTGCCAGCCATCTTTTAAAGCCTTCTGATGCTGGACTTGAGGCAATGGCAAAAGCCGGGGTGATTGCGGTGCTTCTGCCCGGGACCTGCTTCTTTTTACAGGACACGCACAAACCACCGGTGAGAAGAATGCGGGAATTAGGGATAACTATTGCACTGGGCAGTGACTTTAACCCGGGTTCTTCGACGCTTCTGGCTCCACCTCTGACATTGCAGCTGGGCTGTATTCACTACGGCTTGAGTATTGTTGAAGCGATAAGAGGGGTAACAGTCAATGCGGCGCGGGCATTGAGACGGGATTTAGAAATCGGTACGATTGAACCGGGTAAACGGGCGGACATCGTTATTACCGATGTTCCTGACTATCGGCATCTTGCCTACCGGTTGGGCCACAACCCGGTGCGGGTCGTGATTCATACGGGTAAAGTCATTTATCAAAAAGGAGAAAAGAATGAATAG
- a CDS encoding VOC family protein, translating to MNSLCYWEIPSTDIKRSAEFYARLFGWKMSESGENYIMFDVEDGIGGGIYKVSEMPEPAIDVYIKVADIPATLKRVEELGGKIERPKTEIGNEFGYYAFFRDPCGCRIGIWAKE from the coding sequence ATGAATAGTTTATGTTACTGGGAAATCCCATCAACCGATATTAAACGGTCGGCGGAGTTTTATGCCCGATTGTTTGGCTGGAAGATGAGCGAGTCAGGCGAAAACTATATTATGTTTGATGTCGAAGACGGAATCGGGGGCGGGATTTATAAAGTATCGGAAATGCCGGAACCGGCAATTGATGTTTATATCAAAGTGGCGGACATCCCGGCGACGCTGAAGAGAGTCGAAGAACTGGGCGGGAAGATTGAGAGACCCAAAACTGAAATCGGCAACGAGTTCGGGTATTACGCTTTTTTCCGCGACCCGTGCGGTTGTCGGATTGGCATCTGGGCAAAAGAGTAA
- the lnt gene encoding apolipoprotein N-acyltransferase: MAFAPFPLRFLAFFALIPLFWIIEKGSKVFFWGWLFGFFAAGFHLWWLWFLVVPVQLITRLLLNIGVVLLFGYLGLYTGVFSILVRRFGLWSAPLVLPLLEFARSRTQIAFPWDLLGYAMTPYVPFIQLAALGGVYLVSAWVVLVNLLIYRLLFSRQRIGYALGLVVAFLIPLVYSRAHIKPLAPWFRVAIVQPNVSPFDKGDWDSRERIQSDLIRLTKEAAKDTPDLVIYPETATLVDVLHSTTMGPALRALADSLNIEIFTGTPIYDDDHRTWHNGAVLIRPGVGITQRYYKMRLVPFSEKIPYADELPVIRKLIGTADMGNWDRGWNYTVFESRVGKLSGLICFEAIFPDLAREFCARGAKLLVVVTNDGWFGTLPGAHQHAELAVMRTVENGVPMVRSANNGISFIIDPYGRVIKKTKLFIQDVLIGQVPQAIGPTFYRRFGDWSLIIYPIGILLGLIMQRRGRRRLRERRAIFARRM, translated from the coding sequence TTGGCGTTTGCACCATTCCCGTTGCGGTTTTTAGCGTTTTTTGCGTTGATACCGCTCTTCTGGATAATAGAAAAGGGCAGCAAGGTGTTTTTCTGGGGCTGGCTTTTTGGATTTTTCGCTGCGGGGTTTCATCTCTGGTGGCTATGGTTTCTGGTTGTACCGGTGCAGCTGATAACCCGGCTGTTACTGAATATCGGCGTTGTTTTGCTGTTTGGCTATCTCGGGCTCTATACGGGTGTGTTTAGCATTCTGGTGCGGCGGTTCGGGTTGTGGTCAGCACCGCTTGTCCTGCCCCTGCTTGAGTTTGCCCGTTCCCGAACCCAGATTGCCTTTCCCTGGGATTTGCTCGGTTATGCAATGACCCCTTACGTACCTTTTATTCAACTGGCAGCACTGGGTGGGGTTTATCTTGTTTCTGCCTGGGTGGTGCTGGTGAATCTGTTGATTTATCGCCTGCTTTTTTCCCGGCAAAGGATAGGTTATGCTCTCGGTCTGGTTGTTGCTTTTTTAATTCCATTAGTGTACAGTCGCGCACATATCAAGCCACTTGCGCCCTGGTTTCGGGTGGCAATTGTCCAGCCAAATGTTTCACCGTTTGATAAGGGTGATTGGGATTCCAGGGAGCGGATTCAGTCGGACTTGATTCGGTTAACAAAAGAGGCGGCAAAGGATACACCCGATTTGGTGATTTATCCTGAGACGGCAACACTGGTCGATGTTTTGCATTCAACAACGATGGGACCGGCACTGCGGGCGCTTGCCGACTCATTGAACATTGAGATATTTACCGGTACCCCGATTTACGATGATGACCATCGCACCTGGCACAATGGTGCGGTCTTAATCCGTCCCGGGGTTGGAATAACCCAGCGTTATTATAAGATGCGGCTGGTGCCATTTTCCGAAAAAATTCCCTATGCCGATGAACTGCCAGTTATCCGGAAGTTGATCGGCACTGCGGATATGGGAAACTGGGACCGGGGCTGGAACTATACCGTGTTTGAGTCCAGGGTGGGCAAACTGTCCGGCCTCATCTGCTTTGAGGCGATATTCCCAGACCTGGCACGGGAGTTTTGCGCAAGGGGTGCAAAACTCCTGGTGGTTGTGACCAATGATGGCTGGTTTGGCACTTTGCCCGGTGCTCATCAGCATGCGGAACTGGCGGTAATGCGCACCGTGGAAAATGGGGTGCCGATGGTTCGTTCCGCAAACAACGGCATCTCATTTATTATTGACCCGTATGGCAGGGTTATCAAAAAGACAAAACTGTTCATTCAGGATGTGCTCATCGGTCAGGTGCCGCAGGCGATTGGTCCGACATTTTACCGGCGGTTCGGGGACTGGAGTTTGATAATCTATCCGATAGGCATTCTTTTGGGTCTGATTATGCAGCGGCGTGGGCGACGCCGTTTGCGGGAACGCCGGGCGATTTTTGCTCGCCGGATGTGA
- the uppS gene encoding di-trans,poly-cis-decaprenylcistransferase, with amino-acid sequence MTKLRIPVHIAAIMDGNGRWAKRRGLPRTFGHRQGVKALREIVETCGEIGVRFLTVFTFSTENWYRPKKEVDNLIKLIDRAVDEQRDDMIKNNVRFRAIGRLTDFPETVQKKVSALMADTQHNTGVTFTIALSYGGRTEIIDACQRIWALGKKGTIATPPDSEDQFRRFLYDPELPDIDLLIRTGGEKRISNFLLWHLAYAELYFTETLWPDFRRKQLIEAIEEFSRRERRFGRIKEE; translated from the coding sequence ATGACTAAACTGCGTATTCCGGTTCACATCGCCGCAATAATGGACGGCAATGGCCGCTGGGCAAAACGCCGGGGACTACCGCGCACCTTTGGTCATCGCCAGGGCGTAAAGGCTTTGCGTGAAATTGTTGAGACCTGCGGTGAGATTGGCGTGCGCTTTCTCACCGTCTTTACATTCTCAACCGAGAACTGGTATAGGCCCAAGAAAGAAGTTGACAACCTGATAAAATTGATTGACCGGGCGGTAGATGAACAGCGGGATGATATGATAAAAAACAATGTCCGCTTTCGTGCCATTGGCCGGTTAACCGACTTTCCCGAAACGGTCCAGAAAAAAGTAAGTGCGCTTATGGCTGATACCCAACACAACACCGGTGTGACATTTACCATCGCTTTGAGTTATGGGGGAAGAACCGAAATAATCGACGCCTGCCAGCGTATCTGGGCACTGGGTAAAAAGGGTACAATCGCCACCCCACCCGATTCCGAAGACCAGTTTCGTCGTTTCCTCTATGACCCGGAACTACCCGACATCGACCTCCTGATTCGCACCGGTGGCGAAAAACGCATATCCAACTTTCTCCTCTGGCACCTCGCTTATGCGGAACTGTATTTTACCGAAACCCTCTGGCCCGATTTCCGGCGCAAGCAACTAATTGAAGCAATTGAGGAGTTCTCAAGAAGGGAACGCCGCTTTGGCCGTATTAAAGAAGAATAG
- a CDS encoding uridine monophosphate kinase — protein sequence MSSRYHRVLLKLSGECFEREALVADLVRQLSRAHKKGVKLAVVLGGGNIIRGRSARQLDQVAADQSGMLATVINGIILTERLKQKVPTCHLAAFPVGKFVPQYNIARARLLLEEGKILILSGGTGNPFFSTDSAAALRALELKMEIILKGTNVPGIFSTDPKMDPNAQFYPRLSYEKALAEGLKIMDQTAFALCREHRIPIVVFDISQPDAILKIIGGKKIGSCVC from the coding sequence GTGAGTAGCCGCTACCACCGCGTCCTTTTAAAACTGTCCGGCGAATGTTTCGAGCGTGAGGCGCTTGTTGCCGACCTCGTGCGTCAGTTGAGCCGGGCTCACAAAAAAGGGGTAAAACTGGCAGTAGTTCTGGGCGGTGGTAATATCATCCGCGGCCGCAGTGCCCGGCAACTGGACCAGGTTGCTGCAGACCAATCTGGGATGCTCGCCACTGTAATAAACGGCATTATTCTTACCGAACGACTGAAACAGAAGGTCCCAACCTGTCATCTTGCCGCTTTCCCGGTGGGAAAATTTGTCCCCCAGTACAACATCGCCCGGGCACGACTACTCCTTGAAGAAGGTAAAATTCTCATCCTTTCCGGAGGCACTGGAAACCCATTCTTTTCCACCGACTCGGCGGCTGCTCTGCGCGCCCTGGAACTCAAAATGGAAATTATCCTCAAAGGAACCAATGTCCCGGGCATCTTTTCCACTGACCCCAAGATGGACCCGAACGCACAATTCTACCCCCGCCTTAGCTATGAAAAGGCTTTAGCCGAAGGACTAAAGATAATGGACCAGACGGCATTTGCCCTCTGTCGGGAACATCGAATTCCCATTGTCGTGTTTGACATCAGTCAACCTGATGCTATTCTAAAAATAATCGGAGGTAAAAAAATCGGGAGTTGTGTATGTTAG